A genome region from Macrobrachium rosenbergii isolate ZJJX-2024 chromosome 42, ASM4041242v1, whole genome shotgun sequence includes the following:
- the LOC136827607 gene encoding DBH-like monooxygenase protein 1 — MVSTICLFLVIVSWMEAAVSEDMNLRFDMTVPLSGLGDNISLGHSHQTVLDPGGIFTVLWTPDLKKQEVIFELHVRTLGWFGFGFSSSGSMRGADIMTAWVKDGQLYLQDRHGIGDTRPPLDDHADWRPLHARENDTHTILIVARDINTCDPQDYALTNETVRMIYAWDDQDPLDDSGPDYHGQQRGNRFALVLLPFHHATVTGDIQTWRVRQRKELPHKQDTFYWCHIEAVPKAKTKHHYIGFDMIYGQNSRKYLHHAVAFECVSRDGSPTREIFEQYLGHPGFECYTPNMPPDFYLCERFLINWAIGSEGELLPDHVGYPLGDLHGGADYVLFQTHYDNVLLHRDITVEWGMDIYFTDKLREQDAGNIALGHSIVFSLTVPPRTPHWLVSGHCASECTAQAIPEEGVNVFMVFLHGHSLARAIRLRHFRGGRELKPIATDASFDADFQQSRTLTEEVKLLPGDHLTVECDYESLARANGTYSGWASTDEMCQAFINYYPRINLALCRSATHPSVLQDLYRNYGVTSFPEDLDLSTYVFDPEVGGGRKYQEVMNSLPWESLNKKELNERIVQGDQAIKCQYTYGQKLEIKETITKIPKIKTLRRS; from the exons ATGGTGTCGACAATTTGTCTGTTTCTGGTCATTGTCTCGTGGATGGAGGCAGCAGTATCCGAAGACATGAATTTAAGGTTCGACATGACGGTGCCCTTGTCTGGATTAGGCGACAACATTTCCTTAGGCCATTCTCACCAGACTGTGTTGGATCCTGGGGGAATATTCACTGTGCTTTGGACACCGGATTTGAAGAAACAA GAGGTGATTTTTGAACTTCACGTGCGAACGCTGGGATGGTTTGGTTTCGGGTTCTCCTCCAGTGGCAGCATGAGAGGAGCAGACATCATGACAGCTTGGGTAAAGGATGGCCAGCTCTATTTGCAAGACAGGCACGGCATCGGAGATACAAGGCCTCCTTTGGATGACCATGCCGACTGGCGGCCTCTACACGCTCGGGAGAACGACACGCACACCATCTTAATTGTGGCTCGGGACATCAACACATGCGATCCCCAGGATTATGCGTTGACA AACGAGACAGTTCGCATGATTTATGCTTGGGACGACCAAGACCCGCTGGACGATTCGGGGCCAGATTACCACGGGCAGCAGAGAGGGAACAG GTTTGCTTTAGTTTTACTTCCCTTCCACCACGCTACAGTTACGGGTGATATTCAGACATGGCGAGTTCGACAGAGGAAAGAATTACCGCACAAGCAAGACACCTTTTACTGGTGCCACATAGAGGCAGTTCCCAAGGCCAAGACCAAGCATCACTATATAGGA TTTGATATGATCTACGGGCAAAACAGCCGCAAGTATCTGCACCACGCTGTGGCGTTCGAATGCGTCAGCCGAGACGGGTCCCCGACCAGAGAGATATTCGAGCAGTATCTCGGACATCCGGGCTTCGAATGCTACACGCCTAATATGCCTCCCGATTTCTACCTCTGTGAGAGATTTCTCATCAACTGGGCCATTGGGAGTGAG GGGGAATTGCTTCCAGACCACGTGGGATATCCACTCGGCGACCTCCACGGTGGAGCCGATTATGTTCTTTTCCAGACTCATTACGATAACGTGCTCTTGCACCGAGACATTACTGTCGAATGGGGCATGGATATTTACTTCACAGATAAATTAAG AGAACAAGACGCAGGAAACATCGCCTTAGGTCACTCCATCGTATTTTCCTTAACGGTGCCCCCACGGACTCCCCATTGGCTTGTTTCTGGGCATTGCGCCTCTGAATGTACGGCTCAGGCAATTCCTGAAGAGGGCGTTAATGTTTTCATGGTCTTCCTGCATGGGCATTCGTTGG CAAGAGCAATCAGGCTCAGGCACTTCAGAGGAGGCAGGGAGCTCAAGCCTATTGCCACGGACGCCAGTTTCGATGCAGATTTTCAGCAATCTCGGACACTTACCGAAGAGGTCAAACTACTCCCTGGTGACCATCTTACTGTAG AATGCGACTACGAAAGCTTAGCCCGAGCTAATGGCACTTACAGTGGTTGGGCATCGACCGATGAGATGTGTCAGGCCTTTATTAACTATTACCCTCGAATAAACTTGGCTCTCTGCAGATCAGCAACCCATCCAAGTGTCCTGCAAGATCTGTACCGGAATTACGGAGTCACGAGCTTTCCTGA AGATCTTGATTTATCCACGTACGTCTTCGACCCAGAGGTCGGCGGAGGTCGAAAGTACCAAGAGGTCATGAACAGCTTGCCTTGGGAGTCACTGAACAAGAAGGAGCTGAACGAGAGAATTGTTCAAGGTGACCAAGCCATCAAATGCCAGTATACCTACGGACAAAAGCTTGAG ATAAAGGAAACAATCACGAAGATACCCAAAATCAAAACCTTACGTCGCTCCTGA